One part of the Natranaeroarchaeum aerophilus genome encodes these proteins:
- a CDS encoding sacsin N-terminal ATP-binding-like domain-containing protein codes for MPNTSPEEWGSWVEDQLQKMEDVYHRDEDRLFSDYNRETKHIDGYSGRGLLELIQNADDAGWESSGSVDVLIELTEEGLFVANSGEPFSREGISSLMLSDNSPKQFREECIGYKGLGFRSILNWSSDVLIHSGDVSIGFSEQFAAEFLNKLRAENDEIDRKAKRYEQRGTSNPIATLSTPRLLSESDVVDTRFEEVHKQGQQIKARGYDTVICIPLFDSDSRNQVQKEINSLFKELTLFLRSVDDLRIRSPEREEHWSVKRGEEKVIVDHGSGEPTTWKIFKDSGEIPEEYTTASQTKDRYEIKIAIPEDTRSKELPSDLFVFFPTKVSFPFPMLAHATFQVTESRNHLIESDANRFVAERLASKMIDAAEDHRSEETPWAALRTVSPTGPIGSTLNNLGAPDEAQSSFKQLLESEVATRSLIPVQDGSFTTPAKAKRISGDFDDLLQGELFDDVCLHTNSQDVKNQLDRLDVGHINYTDLQTRLDTISSDLFMTTRAGIITRLVDNNLIGDETPPRLLVDGEGNTIPPERTTFLPPQGESITLPSWVPRDILHPDLASKLQSSWGLTSIRDLRMKLSSFNIREYELSGLVQAVVTEANDRVSQNPDSEAHWRRKMLRGLWDLYEAGAKGVSLTEVSIVIPTRTGTFAKASSLYLMGEYPNGKLVEHLYESVDQELFVVSPTELDFCDDVSKLESFLLWLGVADEPRLERREMSNSDFFDHVLETLDYPAEFGSETKETPNDVTSTRNYRLRRVETVDRLEEIVERAHPYAILAWLATIPETTNRWRKNGSDAILEIKPKYHQNWKSLNEQSVPSHPYWILRTSQWLPVQGEETNLQTPQTCSTASLAEDISPLVGYPAVDPEYPLFSELGVDETDISKTLRDLGVTNTLADLSWESFYEILFNLPDRDPDGKVAKRVYRTLLKNRESDETPPASLRADFIENGEMFGTHEGVEGYYPVSELRYTNTDSIPAPVENRYPSLMLDNRQGTEKVKQFFGVEGLTNSDINISDVDYDHHLYMDEFSQEVDELKPFIYAFRVDGDDNRRELRAIRDAEIVLCNAVKATASVGSDTFDIELQPGSYLIDDSTVYVVPDILDGRPQVTDDHLARLVGDVFSDVLDKKLSKDILSLATANDRRQRLEVLLGDESAHERLRESRALLTGETSEESDSVFTAPEVTDGMDRTKKTERDRSEDSPSRDGTAVNSQQPTDETPASTAQSGIDESIEGVSSKQQGFETVEGRSITIRRTSQTSQSRSTSGTYDVPDSEGAEKLAYWFEIDAGRFPILVSHIQGSESYGCDVLSFETEERKEAFESDPDRTLIDRYIEVKSSTSQQGYVTLDDGQVQQALTRQERFYLYRVYDGSSEDGSYELAVLENPLAHVDAVKRKASIDPYRTEEAIRYSLDLISDEQDD; via the coding sequence ATGCCAAATACTTCGCCTGAAGAGTGGGGGAGTTGGGTGGAAGACCAACTCCAGAAGATGGAAGACGTGTACCATCGGGACGAAGATCGACTCTTTTCAGACTATAATCGAGAGACAAAGCATATTGACGGATATTCTGGTCGTGGATTACTGGAGCTCATTCAGAACGCTGACGACGCCGGCTGGGAATCGTCCGGTTCGGTTGACGTCCTAATAGAACTGACAGAGGAAGGCCTATTCGTTGCTAATAGTGGGGAGCCCTTCTCCCGTGAGGGAATCAGTTCGTTAATGCTCAGCGACAATAGCCCGAAACAATTCCGGGAGGAATGTATCGGCTACAAGGGACTTGGATTCCGGTCTATTTTGAATTGGAGTTCGGACGTGCTCATACACAGCGGAGACGTATCGATCGGATTCTCGGAACAGTTCGCAGCTGAGTTTTTAAACAAACTCCGTGCTGAAAACGACGAAATTGATAGGAAAGCTAAGCGATACGAGCAGCGGGGAACCTCAAATCCAATCGCAACGCTGAGCACGCCACGACTTCTCTCAGAGAGCGACGTTGTAGATACACGTTTCGAGGAAGTCCACAAACAAGGCCAGCAGATCAAGGCTCGAGGCTACGACACTGTAATCTGCATTCCTCTGTTTGACAGCGACAGTCGAAACCAAGTTCAGAAGGAGATCAACTCCCTATTCAAAGAGCTCACGCTGTTCCTGCGGAGCGTAGATGATCTTCGGATTCGCAGTCCAGAACGAGAAGAGCACTGGAGTGTCAAACGCGGGGAAGAGAAGGTTATTGTTGACCACGGCAGCGGCGAACCGACTACGTGGAAAATATTCAAAGACTCGGGGGAAATTCCGGAGGAATATACCACCGCTTCGCAAACCAAAGATCGGTACGAGATTAAAATCGCTATACCAGAGGATACCAGAAGCAAGGAGCTACCATCTGATCTCTTTGTTTTCTTCCCTACCAAGGTCTCGTTCCCATTTCCGATGTTGGCGCACGCCACTTTCCAGGTGACAGAATCACGAAATCACCTGATAGAGAGCGATGCGAATCGATTTGTCGCTGAACGATTAGCGTCGAAGATGATTGATGCAGCGGAGGATCACCGATCTGAAGAAACCCCGTGGGCCGCTCTCCGTACAGTTTCACCCACTGGACCAATCGGTTCTACGCTAAACAACCTCGGAGCACCAGATGAAGCTCAAAGCTCATTCAAGCAGTTACTTGAGTCAGAAGTTGCTACGCGGTCACTCATCCCAGTGCAGGATGGTTCCTTTACAACACCCGCAAAGGCAAAGCGAATTTCCGGTGATTTTGATGACCTACTCCAAGGAGAGTTATTCGACGATGTCTGTCTTCACACGAACAGTCAGGATGTGAAGAACCAGCTGGATCGTTTAGACGTTGGGCACATCAACTACACAGACCTACAAACGCGACTTGATACTATTTCAAGCGACCTTTTTATGACAACCCGAGCAGGCATCATCACCCGTCTCGTCGATAATAATCTCATTGGAGACGAGACTCCACCGCGTCTTCTGGTTGATGGTGAGGGGAATACAATTCCGCCTGAACGAACTACTTTCCTCCCACCACAGGGAGAGTCGATTACACTCCCCTCATGGGTTCCAAGAGATATTCTTCACCCTGATCTTGCATCAAAGCTGCAGTCAAGCTGGGGATTAACCAGTATTCGAGATCTGCGAATGAAGCTATCGTCGTTTAATATTCGTGAGTACGAGCTTTCAGGGCTAGTCCAAGCGGTTGTCACCGAAGCGAACGACCGCGTTTCTCAGAATCCGGACTCAGAGGCACATTGGCGCCGGAAGATGCTACGTGGGCTGTGGGACCTCTACGAAGCCGGTGCCAAGGGGGTGAGCCTCACAGAAGTCTCGATTGTTATTCCGACACGTACCGGGACTTTCGCAAAGGCCAGCTCTCTCTATCTAATGGGTGAGTACCCCAACGGCAAATTGGTCGAACATCTGTATGAGTCAGTAGATCAGGAGCTGTTCGTCGTAAGTCCCACAGAATTAGACTTCTGTGACGATGTAAGCAAGCTAGAGTCGTTCTTGCTTTGGTTGGGTGTCGCCGATGAGCCGCGATTAGAGCGACGTGAGATGAGTAATTCTGACTTCTTCGACCACGTCCTCGAGACATTAGACTATCCAGCTGAGTTCGGGAGTGAAACAAAAGAAACCCCGAATGACGTTACGTCGACACGGAATTATCGGCTACGAAGGGTCGAGACAGTCGACCGACTTGAGGAGATCGTCGAAAGGGCACATCCGTATGCGATACTCGCGTGGCTTGCGACGATTCCAGAGACGACCAATCGCTGGCGGAAGAATGGATCAGACGCGATACTTGAGATCAAACCCAAGTACCACCAAAATTGGAAATCACTTAACGAGCAGTCTGTACCTTCCCACCCTTACTGGATTCTCCGAACGAGCCAGTGGCTTCCTGTCCAAGGTGAAGAGACTAATCTTCAGACCCCACAGACCTGCTCGACTGCATCGTTAGCGGAGGATATCTCGCCATTAGTTGGATATCCGGCAGTAGATCCAGAATATCCGCTCTTCTCCGAACTGGGTGTTGACGAAACTGATATCTCCAAAACGCTCCGAGACCTGGGTGTAACGAATACACTCGCCGATCTTTCGTGGGAATCGTTCTACGAGATCCTGTTTAACCTTCCTGATCGCGATCCGGACGGAAAGGTGGCAAAGCGGGTCTATCGAACCTTGCTAAAGAACCGCGAAAGTGACGAGACTCCACCAGCATCTCTGCGTGCTGATTTCATCGAGAATGGGGAAATGTTCGGAACTCACGAGGGAGTCGAAGGATACTATCCGGTGTCGGAGCTGCGATACACAAACACCGACTCAATTCCTGCGCCAGTTGAGAACAGATACCCCTCACTGATGCTCGATAACCGCCAAGGTACTGAGAAGGTGAAACAGTTCTTCGGCGTAGAGGGACTCACAAACTCTGATATCAACATTTCAGACGTCGACTACGACCACCACCTGTATATGGACGAGTTTTCGCAGGAGGTTGATGAGTTGAAGCCGTTCATTTACGCCTTCAGAGTTGATGGCGACGATAATCGCCGGGAGCTACGGGCGATACGCGATGCAGAAATCGTCCTATGTAACGCGGTAAAGGCGACTGCATCAGTTGGTAGCGATACCTTCGATATCGAACTTCAACCAGGATCGTACCTCATTGACGATTCGACAGTGTATGTTGTGCCCGATATTCTCGACGGGAGGCCACAGGTGACTGATGACCATCTTGCTCGGTTGGTTGGAGATGTTTTTTCAGATGTCCTCGATAAGAAGCTGAGCAAGGATATTCTCTCGCTCGCAACGGCAAATGATAGGCGTCAGCGTTTGGAGGTGCTCTTAGGTGACGAATCCGCGCATGAACGCTTACGTGAATCTAGAGCGCTCCTCACAGGTGAGACCTCTGAAGAGTCGGACTCGGTTTTCACTGCGCCTGAAGTCACAGACGGAATGGATCGAACCAAAAAAACAGAAAGAGATCGATCGGAAGATAGTCCCTCGCGTGACGGAACGGCTGTCAATTCACAACAGCCGACCGATGAGACACCTGCTTCGACAGCACAATCTGGCATCGACGAATCGATAGAAGGCGTTTCATCAAAGCAACAGGGCTTCGAAACGGTTGAGGGAAGATCCATCACGATTCGCCGAACATCGCAGACATCACAGAGTCGGTCGACATCGGGAACATACGATGTACCCGATTCTGAAGGAGCCGAAAAACTCGCATACTGGTTCGAAATTGACGCGGGTCGTTTCCCAATCCTCGTTTCACATATCCAAGGAAGCGAAAGCTATGGGTGTGACGTATTGAGTTTTGAGACGGAGGAACGAAAAGAGGCATTCGAATCAGACCCTGACAGAACCCTCATAGATCGATATATCGAGGTGAAAAGCAGTACAAGTCAACAGGGATACGTAACTTTGGATGACGGCCAGGTCCAACAAGCTCTGACCCGTCAAGAACGGTTCTATCTCTATCGAGTGTATGATGGATCCAGCGAGGACGGGTCGTATGAACTGGCAGTACTCGAGAATCCGTTAGCGCATGTAGACGCGGTTAAGCGGAAAGCTTCGATAGATCCATATCGCACCGAGGAGGCCATTCGCTACTCTCTGGATCTTATTTCTGACGAGCAAGACGATTGA